Within the Emticicia oligotrophica DSM 17448 genome, the region TAGAGTGGGGCAAAAGTTAAAATCCATATCGGCAGAACAGTTGTCTAATGGAAAATATACCAGAAAGCTATCATTGAATGAGTTTTCTAGTGGTATGTATTTCGTTAGATTACGCATTAATGACCAATTCTTTGGTAAAACATTGATTATTAGATAATTATAACTTAACAAAAATTGATAACAATTTTGAAAATTGTTATACCCATCCAATGAAGTTACTCATATTAGCGGGAGGGATGTCATCTCGCATGAAGAAAAATTTAGAAGGTAATACAAACCTCGATTCAAAGCTTATCGAACAAGCCAATACTTTACCAAAATCAATGATTGGTTTGGGTAAAGATGGAAGACCCTTTTTAGATTATGTATTATACAATGCTTCTGTTGCGGGCGTAAAAGAAGTTGTTTTATTGTTAAATCCTAAAGATACAGTTTCTCAGCCGTACTACGAAAAGCTTATGGCTGATGAAAAAAGTTGGGGCTTGAAGATAGGTTTTGCTCGTCAATTTATTCCCGAAGGTAGAGAGAAACCACTCGGTACGACCGATGCAATTGAACAGACCCTCAATCAATTTCCTGCATGGAAAGAAAGTAGATTCATTGTTTGTAATGGAGATAATTTATATCCAGTCAAAGCCTTTGAATTATTACTCGATGAAGCATACCCAAATGCTATGCTCGATTGGGATACAGAAGGCTATACAGTTGACCGAGTGCGAAATTGTGCCATTATCAAGAAAGATTCAGAAGGATATTTAATTGATTTACTCGAAAAACCGAATGACGAAGAATGGGAAGAAATTGTAGCTACCATGCCTCGAATTGGAATTAGTTGGAATATTTTTGCCTTTACAAGTACAGCCTTAATTCCATTTTTAGAAAAAACACCTTTACATCCAGTTCGTAATGAAAAAGAAATTCCTGTGACTGTCCGTATGTGGGCTAACGAAAATCCTAGAGGAATTTATACCATTCAGATTGCAGATGTTTTGCCTGACCTTACGAGTAAACATGATATTGCTGAAGTACAGGCTTTATTAAATTACGATATTTAATAAATTAAGATGGCAAGAAGTGCTCATTTATGAAGCCTCTTGCCATATTTTACTTATAATCAATCAGTTGCAATAATTTCTTTAGTAGGGTCAATAAAAAACCAAAGTGCAGAAGAAACAATTAAACAAGCTGCGATTAAAAATAGAGGATAGTTAAAATTTCCTGTTTGTTGTACAATTGTTCCGAAGATTATTGTGATGAAAAAACCACCCATTTGACCCGCAAAATTCATCGCTCCAGTAACGGTTCCTGAATTTCTTTTGCCGATATCAACGCAAACAGCAAAAGCCACAGGCAAGGTAAGGTCTTTCAATAAAACACAAAGTGCTAATAGATAACCCGCCAATTCATTATCTGTTGTTAGGCCAGCTCCTAAAAAACAAATACTCGAAGTACCCAAACCAGCTACACCTACGACTCTTCTGCCAATTTTTAATCCATATTTTTTAGTCAAAAAATCACTGGCAAAACCACCTAATACGCAACCAATTGCCCCAAGAAAATAGGAAAGCGAAACAAAGTTTTTAGCTTGGTCTTCTGTCATGTGTCGGCCTTCCTGAAAATAAGTTGACGACCAATTTGTAAAGAAATAGGAAGCATAGAAAAACAAATGACACATCAACATTAGAATCCAAATGTTTGGATTTCTAACGATAGTCTGCCAACTAATCTTATGATTATTCGCAATTTGTCTTCGTGAAGATTCAATTTCTTCGATTTCATCTTTACTTATAGCAGGGTGTTCGGAAGGAGTATCTCTAAACCAATAATACCAAATTCCTGCCCAAACACAACCCACTACACCAAGTACAAAAAAAGCAGAACGCCAGCCTACCGCATGCACAAGCGGAATGACTAAAAGTGGCGTTAGAGCACCTCCAATTCTTCCTGCTGCCCATATTACAGATTGAGCTCGACCAACCTCAATGGCAGGAAACCATTTTGATATAACGATGGAGGCGTTTGGATAAGCTCCCGCTTCCCCCATTCCAAATAAAAACCTTACGATTAAGAGGTAGGCAAATCCAAAGGCAGTTCCCGTAAGAGCAGTGAAGCCAGACCACCACAGAACTACTCGTGTAAGAATTCTACGAGGTCCAATACGGTCGCCCAAAACACCCGTAGGAAGCTCAAAAAGTGCATAAGCTAAAGAAAATGCTCCTAAAATATAGCCAAAAGATTGATTATCAAGGCTAAGGTCGGCTTTTACGTATTTACTCACCACGTTCATACAAACACGGTCGAGAAAGGTAATGATAGAAAGTAAAAATAATAGGAAGAGTACTCGGTGGCGAATTTTCATGAGGTTTAGGTTGGTTTCAAAAAATGAAGATAAGTCAAAAGTATTAAATTATTGACGTTTTTCAAATAATCCGAAACTTACCCACCAATTAAAAAATAAACCGAGGATTTCGCTCTTGATTGAGTTACTTATCCTCGGTTTTGATTCAAATAGTACAATGAAAGGTGTTAGAATTAGGAATACCTAAATACTATTTTTTTACCCAAAGTATGCCATTTTTAATATTTGTTTTATTTAATAATCCCTTTTGATGAGCATTATTTAATATTTCCTCGCCTTCTATATTTGATACTCCGCTTAATTCCGAGAATTCTCTGCTTGTTAGCGTTGAGTATTTGGCAAATATCCCTTCACAAGATTTATCATAAGGAATTTTATAAGCGTCTTTGAAAACTCTTGCAATCGCATTTTCAAAGTTTGCATAGGGTTTAAAACCCACCACAATCTCATTAATATTATTAGGTCCTACAAAAAATAATGTTGGAAAACCTCTCACACCCATTTTTCTTGCTAGTTCAAGGTCAGCTTTAAAAAGCTCTTTAGCCTTAAATTCGTAATCCGACTTAAGTTGATTCTCGTCGAGACCTGTTGCAATAGCAGCATTTTTAATATGCTCCCATTTGGTAATGTTTTTCTTTTCAAGGAAAACCATTTCTCGGATTTTTCTCAAAAATTTAATAGCCAATTCTTCGTTTTGTATCTGAGCAGCTTTAAAAGCAATAGAAGGTGGATAGGAAGAATGGAGAGGGTCTTCAATCCAGACATTACCATCAATTGGCATTTTGTAATACGTACTTACTTCGTCCCAATGGTGGGCTACATCAGAGGGTTTACTGATGCCATTTTTATTATAATTCCAATCAGGTAATAAGCCGCCCATTCTGTAATCAAACTCTACTATTGGAGCGTACTCAAGTTTTAGTCTTCTTAATTGTGGCTCAATGCCCCAACATGTCGAGCAAATTGGGTCAGTGAAATAAATAATTTTTAAAGGCTTTTGGGTTTCCGTAAAATGGATACTTTCAGAAGTTCCATAAGATTGTATTTCGCAAATACCTTCTTCGGGATCGCACAAAAGAGGGTTGTTGTTGTTTGTCATCTGAGTTGCGTTTTTATTTTAGGAAGTAATCCTGCCAAACACTTAATGCAACAAGTTATGAATTAATTTTCTGGACAGAACAATTTTATCTCATAAAGTTGTTATACGGATACAAAGTTGAAAACTATTCATTGAACTGTCAATTAGTCAGAAAAATATGACTGCACAAACTACAGAAAATAACTGCCCTGCAGAAGGGTTATTGAGAATGCTTTCGGGTAAATGGAAACCTCAAATCTTCAGATTAGCTCTAGATGGCCCTCTGAGATTTAATTCATTAATTAGGCAAATTAGTGGTTCGAACAAACAGTCTATTGCAGTAGCTTTGAAAGAAATGGAAGAGCAAGGTTTGCTGGAAAAGACAGTGATTAAACTTAAACCACTTCATATCGAATACAACTTATCAGCTAAAGGACTGTCATTAGTATCCATATTTAAGGAATTAGAACATTTGTCTTGAAATTTTTTTGTTGAAGAATGAGTTTGAAGGTCAATGAGTTATGCTTGTTGGCCTTTTTTGTTTGAGAGGTTTAATAACTTTTTAACACTTCATATTCAACCATTTGTAAAGATTTTTCGACTTTATCAGCAGAACCTTCACAACGGCTTTTGAATTAAAACAATATTCCTTACAAAAAACTTCAAGTCTATATGGATAAAATTTACTATTAAAAACAACATAAAATAGTGAAATTACCATGAAAGTGTTAGTATTGGGTGGCTGCCATGTGTACGGCTACGGTGTAAAGAAAAATAAAGGATTTGTTCAACAAACTCTATTTTCATTAAGTATTCATCAATCAGTTGATGTAACTTATTTTGCCCCACTTAAGCTTTCTCAAGCAAATAAATTGCTTGAATCAAGACCTGAACTTTTCGAAGAAAGTGATTTAATCATTGTGCAATTAGGTAATTACGAACTTTCGTTTCAAGGTAAATTTAAAGAGTTAATTAAAGTTAAAACGCCTCTTTATGAGGAGGGTTTTCCGAAAAGTATCAATGAGCAGTTTCAGCCTGTAAATATTGATAAACTGCACCAAGTTTTACCAATAGAAGAAGAAAAAAAGAAATCTAACTTTTGGATTGAATTAGATTTCAAACTTCGACTCTTTACTAAATTGGGAATTTCAGAAGTACTCTACTTTTTTAATAAAATTCCACTACTTTATCATTTTAATGTTGAGTATTCGAGATTTTTGAGAGGTTTGGATGGCTTTCAGAATAAAACCGTGATTGTATCACCTACGCCCGTAATCGAAAAAATCAGCAACTTTTTGAGAGTCAAAGGAGCACAAAAAGTACAAGAATTAGCTACTGAATTTGGTTTTGATTTTATTCGACCCGATAGTTTACTTGTAAATCCTCAGAAAGAAATTCTTCCAGAAGGATTTCATATTAACGAACAGTTTCATTATAAACTTTCCCAAAAACTAATGAGTACGATTATCTCATTGAGTGCCTTGAGTTTGACCTCCGGATTGGTAGATAATTGATGTTTTAACTCCTATTTAATTTGTCTTTAAAATTACTTTTAGCTTCTCATATTTACTTTGAATCAACAAAAAAGAAAGATAGAACAATGAAAGCTGTAATGAAAAAAACTATGCTTATCTGGGTGATGGGTATAGTTGCCTTTGCTTCAAAAGCACAAGTTGTTACCAACGCCGACCATGGCGTGAATTTTAGAGATTTACATACGTTTGCATGGCTGAATCCCGATATTCAGGTTCGTAATCCGCTCTTTAACAATGAATTGATTACCCGAAATATTGAAAACTATGTCAACAATGCTTTGGTCACGAAGGGCTTGAAGATTGATAATCAAACCCCCGATATACTTTTGAAATTTCATACATACACTGAAAATGCTATTAGTAGTATGGGTGGTTATCCGATGTGGGGTGGTTGGGGTTTTAACCGTGGGTTCTTTCCGTTCACTGGTTATGGATACGGACCTTATCAATATACAAAAGGTACTTTAGTGATTGATGCAATTGATGCCCGCACGAACAAATTAATATGGCAAGGTGGAATTTCAGGTAGTATTAATGCTGCAAAAATTCAACGAACAATTTACAAAGGAGTGAATAAGATAATGAAGAAGTATCCTGTAAGTTAAATATAGTCAATATTGTAATAATAAACCCTTGTGCATATTTGGGTATTATTGAGTGAATATTTTATGAGAATAATGTCAAACAGTTGCTTTCGAGTAAACTTGAAATAACAAAATATATGAAAACTGGATTCATTTTTGAGGAGAAATCCGAAATGAAACAGCCAATCGGAGGTTGGATGATTCGTTTAGTGCTATCGTTTTGCGTAGTATTAGTGGTTAAAATTGTATCTTTTGCTCAAAATGCTGTCCAATTCGATACAGAGAAGGGAATTGTAAACGCTATTGCTACTTACAATGCCGATGTTCGTCAATCAATTTTGGTTGCTAGTCAATATCCGCAAGTATTTGCTGATATTCGACGCTTGAAAGATAAAGAGCAAACTTCGTTTCATACCTTGATTTCAAATTTTAGTCAAGAAAAACAAGGTTGGTTTTATGAACTTACACGTTATCCAGATTTACTGCATACTTTGGCAATAAAGCCAGATGGCCTCAAGCGTGATGAGGTTGGTAATTTATTGCCAAATAAAGAGCAAACACTTGAAAAAGCCGCTTGGAGATTATACAGATTTCATAAAGCAGACCTCGTAGAGGCCGATAATTTGAATCAACAGGCCGATGAAGCTTATAATAAATTGCTTGGCTCATTAGAATTACCAGTGAAGGTTGCCTTTCTGAATTTGGTGAAATATCCTGATGTAATGAGTATCTTAACCAATAATTTGGCGTTAACCACCGAAGTTGGTAAACAATATGTAGCTGATAAAGAGGCTTATAATCAGTTTTTGGCT harbors:
- a CDS encoding winged helix-turn-helix transcriptional regulator, with the protein product MTAQTTENNCPAEGLLRMLSGKWKPQIFRLALDGPLRFNSLIRQISGSNKQSIAVALKEMEEQGLLEKTVIKLKPLHIEYNLSAKGLSLVSIFKELEHLS
- a CDS encoding MFS transporter: MKIRHRVLFLLFLLSIITFLDRVCMNVVSKYVKADLSLDNQSFGYILGAFSLAYALFELPTGVLGDRIGPRRILTRVVLWWSGFTALTGTAFGFAYLLIVRFLFGMGEAGAYPNASIVISKWFPAIEVGRAQSVIWAAGRIGGALTPLLVIPLVHAVGWRSAFFVLGVVGCVWAGIWYYWFRDTPSEHPAISKDEIEEIESSRRQIANNHKISWQTIVRNPNIWILMLMCHLFFYASYFFTNWSSTYFQEGRHMTEDQAKNFVSLSYFLGAIGCVLGGFASDFLTKKYGLKIGRRVVGVAGLGTSSICFLGAGLTTDNELAGYLLALCVLLKDLTLPVAFAVCVDIGKRNSGTVTGAMNFAGQMGGFFITIIFGTIVQQTGNFNYPLFLIAACLIVSSALWFFIDPTKEIIATD
- a CDS encoding DUF4136 domain-containing protein, which produces MKAVMKKTMLIWVMGIVAFASKAQVVTNADHGVNFRDLHTFAWLNPDIQVRNPLFNNELITRNIENYVNNALVTKGLKIDNQTPDILLKFHTYTENAISSMGGYPMWGGWGFNRGFFPFTGYGYGPYQYTKGTLVIDAIDARTNKLIWQGGISGSINAAKIQRTIYKGVNKIMKKYPVS
- a CDS encoding sugar phosphate nucleotidyltransferase, translating into MKLLILAGGMSSRMKKNLEGNTNLDSKLIEQANTLPKSMIGLGKDGRPFLDYVLYNASVAGVKEVVLLLNPKDTVSQPYYEKLMADEKSWGLKIGFARQFIPEGREKPLGTTDAIEQTLNQFPAWKESRFIVCNGDNLYPVKAFELLLDEAYPNAMLDWDTEGYTVDRVRNCAIIKKDSEGYLIDLLEKPNDEEWEEIVATMPRIGISWNIFAFTSTALIPFLEKTPLHPVRNEKEIPVTVRMWANENPRGIYTIQIADVLPDLTSKHDIAEVQALLNYDI
- a CDS encoding ClpXP adapter SpxH family protein, with product MTNNNNPLLCDPEEGICEIQSYGTSESIHFTETQKPLKIIYFTDPICSTCWGIEPQLRRLKLEYAPIVEFDYRMGGLLPDWNYNKNGISKPSDVAHHWDEVSTYYKMPIDGNVWIEDPLHSSYPPSIAFKAAQIQNEELAIKFLRKIREMVFLEKKNITKWEHIKNAAIATGLDENQLKSDYEFKAKELFKADLELARKMGVRGFPTLFFVGPNNINEIVVGFKPYANFENAIARVFKDAYKIPYDKSCEGIFAKYSTLTSREFSELSGVSNIEGEEILNNAHQKGLLNKTNIKNGILWVKK